One Budorcas taxicolor isolate Tak-1 chromosome 6, Takin1.1, whole genome shotgun sequence DNA segment encodes these proteins:
- the SLC9B1 gene encoding sodium/hydrogen exchanger 9B1 yields the protein MYTEEPQNEHLEDENVQSSTTPEILKATSANEHEETKETIFPETEETKPQMEKKGSCPPQGTLNKAITNGGILFMIWCVVWAFSGPEVLPNGSLFGLLVIFYCALIGGKLVENIRLPSVPEIPPLLGMLLAGFGVKNVPFLSDITYISNELSSTLRNTALTIILVRAGLGLDPQALKNLKRVCFRLSMGPCLMEACSTAVISHFLMNFPWQWGFLLGFVVGAVSPAVVVPSMLHLQENGYGVEKGIPTLLIAASSLDDILAITGFNACFSIVFSSGNISSNILSSLRDVILGALLGIVLGMFARHFPGIDQEKLEVKRAFFILSMSISAVLASHQFGMNTAGGLCTLVLSFTAGTGWSKEKVRVQKIIGTAWDIFQPLLFGLVGAEVSVASLKSNAIGLFVGTMSLALLVRISFTFVLMSCAGFNFKEKIFIALSWMPKATVQAVLGPLALEKARMSAPHLESYSKDVMTVAFLAILITAPNGALIIGILGPKVLTRYDKSKVKMELSGLELH from the exons ATGTACACTGAAGAACCACAAAATGAACACTTGGAGGATGAAAATGTCCAGTCATCTACAACTCCTGAG aTCCTCAAAGCTACCAGTGCTAATGAAcatgaagaaactaaggaaacCATCTTtccagaaacagaggaaacaaaacCACAGATGGAAAAGAAGGGCTCTTGTCCTCCACAAGGAACACTGAATAAAGCTATTACAAATG GAGGTATACTTTTTATGATATGGTGTGTAGTCTGGGCATTCTCAGGCCCTGAAGTTCTTCCTAATGGAAGTTTATTTGGACTATTAGTTATCTTTTATTGTGCCCTTATTGGGGGGAAACTTGTGGAAAACATTAGACTACCTTCAGTGCCTGAAATTCCTCCTCTCCTTG ggatgtTACTGGCTGGTTTTGGCGTTAAGAATGTTCCATTCCTCAGTGATATCACCTATATTAGTAATGAACTGTCTTCGACTTTAAGAAATACTGCCCTCACCATTATTCTAGTACGAGCTGGGCTTGGACTCGATCCACAG GCTTTGAAGAATTTGAAGCGAGTTTGTTTCAGATTGTCTATGGGTCCATGTCTAATGGAGGCTTGTTCAACTGCTGTTATTTCCCACTTCCTTATGAATTTTCCCTGGCAGTGGGGATTTCTGTTGGG TTTTGTAGTTGGTGCAGTTTCTCCTGCTGTTGTTGTCCCTTCCATGCTACATTTGCAAGAAAATGGATATGGTGTTGAGAAAGGCATTCCAACCTTATTAATAGCTGCCAGCAGTTTGGATGACATCTTGGCTATCACTGGATTCAATGCATGCTTCAGCATAGTTTTCTCCTCAG GTAACATATCTAGTAACATCCTATCCTCTCTTCGGGATGTAATTCTTGGTGCGCTTTTAGGAATTGTTTTGGGAATGTTTGCTCGACATTTTCCAGGTATCGATcag GAAAAACTTGAAGTGAAGagagcattttttattttgagtatGTCTATTTCTGCTGTCTTAGCCAGCCATCAATTTGGTATGAATACAGCTGGAGGATTGTGCACACTAGTATTGAGTTTCACTGCAGGGACAGGTTGGTCTAAAGAAAAG GTTAGAGTCCAAAAAATTATTGGAACTGCGTGGGATATTTTCCAACCTCTTCTTTTTGGTTTGGTTGGAGCAGAAGTATCTGTTGCATCTCTTAAATCAAATGCTATTG GCCTTTTTGTTGGTACCATGAGTTTGGCATTATTGGTGAGAATTTCGTTTACATTTGTATTGATGTCTTGTGCTGGTTTtaattttaaggagaaaatatttattgctttatCATGGATGCCAAAAGCTACAGTCCAG GCTGTATTAGGTCCTCTGGCTCTTGAAAAAGCAAGAATGAGTGCACCCCATTTGGAATCATATTCGAAGGATGTGATGACAGTAGCCTTTTTAGCCATCTTGATCACAGCTCCAAATGGAGCTCTAATTATTGGCATTCTGGGACCTAAAGTACTCACTCGCTATGataaaagcaaagtgaaaatgGAGTTATCAGGACTAGAACTTCATTAA